The segment TACGCCTCGCTCCTCACACCCGTCACTTCCATCGACTTCAGCGCGGCGATGCGCTCTTCCAGCGGCGGGTGGCTCATGAACAGGCGCTTGAGGCCGTGGCCGATGCCGCCCGAGATGCCGAAGGCGGCGAGCTGATCGGGCAGCGGCTGCGGCATGCGCTGCTTCAGGCGCTCCAGCGCGGCGATCATCTTCTGGCGGCCGGCGAGCGTGGCGCCGCCCTGGTCGGCGCGGAATTCACGCTGGCGGCTGAACCACATCACGATGATGGAGGCGAGTACGCCCAGCACCAGCTCGGCGACGATCGCGGTGACCCAGAAGGCCGGGCCGTGGCCGCGCTCGGTCTTGAACACCACGCGGTCGACCAGGTGGCCGATCACGCGCGACAGGAAGATCACGAAGGTGTTGACCACGCCCTGGATCAGCGCCAGCGTGATCATGTCGCCGTTGGCGACGTGGCTGACCTCATGGCCCAGCACGGCCTCGGCCTCGTCGCGGCTCATCGAGCGCAACAGGCCGGTGCTGACGGCGACCAGGGCCTTGTTGCGGCTCGCGCCGGTCGCGAAGGCGTTAACGTCGGGGGAGTCATAGATTGCCACCTCGGGCATGCCGATGCCGGCCTGCCGCGCCTGGCGCTGCACGGTCGCCACCAGCCACTGCTCGGCCTCGTTGGCCGGGCGCTCGATGACGCGCGCGCCGGTGAAACGCTTGGCGGTCCATTTGGACATGGCCAGGGACAGGAACGAACCGCCCATGCCGAATACCGCGGCGAAGATCAGCAGCGAATTCAGGTTCAGATCGACACCCTGCTGGTCCAGGATGCTCTCGACGCCGAGCACGCGCAGCGAGATGCTGAGCACGATCATGATGGCCAGGTTTGTGGCCAGAAACAACAGGAT is part of the Gammaproteobacteria bacterium genome and harbors:
- the htpX gene encoding protease HtpX, with protein sequence MKRILLFLATNLAIMIVLSISLRVLGVESILDQQGVDLNLNSLLIFAAVFGMGGSFLSLAMSKWTAKRFTGARVIERPANEAEQWLVATVQRQARQAGIGMPEVAIYDSPDVNAFATGASRNKALVAVSTGLLRSMSRDEAEAVLGHEVSHVANGDMITLALIQGVVNTFVIFLSRVIGHLVDRVVFKTERGHGPAFWVTAIVAELVLGVLASIIVMWFSRQREFRADQGGATLAGRQKMIAALERLKQRMPQPLPDQLAAFGISGGIGHGLKRLFMSHPPLEERIAALKSMEVTGVRSEA